A part of Sandaracinaceae bacterium genomic DNA contains:
- a CDS encoding flagellar biosynthetic protein FliQ has product MTPSIGLDWIRETMWTAVVAGAPVILTVAIIGLALAILQAATQVNDAAVPFAAKAIGVFVALTMTGAWMLGQMTDFAQSAFEAMAHVTGG; this is encoded by the coding sequence ATGACCCCCTCCATCGGGCTCGACTGGATCCGGGAGACGATGTGGACGGCCGTGGTCGCCGGCGCGCCGGTGATCCTTACCGTCGCCATCATCGGCCTCGCCCTCGCCATCCTCCAGGCGGCCACGCAGGTGAACGACGCCGCGGTGCCGTTCGCGGCCAAGGCCATCGGCGTGTTCGTCGCGCTGACGATGACCGGCGCCTGGATGCTCGGTCAGATGACCGACTTCGCACAGAGCGCGTTCGAGGCGATGGCGCACGTGACCGGAGGTTGA